From Kryptolebias marmoratus isolate JLee-2015 linkage group LG15, ASM164957v2, whole genome shotgun sequence, a single genomic window includes:
- the map2k5 gene encoding dual specificity mitogen-activated protein kinase kinase 5 has product MDPEAIVIRIKTPSGDMDSSVDCPSLLNFNDLLVAIRDVMPEATVTAFEYEDEVGDRITVRSDDELKAMLSYYCNTMNEQRMNGMLPDPLQIFPRAGKTPGNRNIHGLKVNTRPNPASDCAQVVPDSMANNSLKTSSAEFKRILTNGQINAQDIHYQEQLGHGNGGTVYKAYHVLSKRVLAVKVIPLDITVELQKQIMSELEILYKCDSPYIITFFGAFFVENRISICTEFMDGGSLDVYKRIPEHVLGRIAVAVVKGLTYLWSLKILHRDVKPSNMLVNTRGQVKLCDFGVSTQLVNSIAKTYVGTNAYMAPERISGEQYGIHADVWSVGISFMELALGMFPYPQIQKNQGSLMPLQLLQCIVDEDPPVLPVGQFSEKFVHFITQCMRKNPKERPAPNNLMDHSFIVQYNDGNAEVVSMWVCRCLEERRAQQTQ; this is encoded by the exons atggaCCCGGAGGCTATAGTGATCCGCATAAAGACGCCGTCAGGAGACATGGACTCGTCTGTGGACTGTCCATCTCTTCTCAACTTCAATGACTTGCTG GTCGCAATAAGAGATGTGATGCCTGAAGCCACCGTCACGGCCTTTGAGT atgaagaTGAAGTGGGAGACAGAATTACAGTAAGAAGTGATGACGAGCTCAAAGCCATGCTGTCATAT TACTGCAACACGATGAATGAACAACGCATGAATGGAATGCTGCCAGACCCTCTACAGATTTTTCCAAGAG CCGGCAAGACTCCAGGGAACCGGAACATACATGGCCTGAAG GTTAACACAAGACCTAACCCTGCCAGTGACTGCGCTCAAGTTGTTCCAGACTCAATGGCCAACAACAg CTTAAAAACTTCATCTGCTGAGTTTAAGAGGATCTTGACAAATGGGCAG ATAAATGCCCAAGATATCCACTATCAAGAGCAACTTGGTCATGGAAACGGAGGCACGGTTTACAA aGCGTACCATGTTCTCAGCAAGCGGGTTTTAGCTGTCAAG GTAATTCCTCTGGATATCACAGTGGAATTACAGAAGCAAATCATGTCTGAATTGGAAATTCTCTATAAG TGTGATTCACCCTACATCATCACTTTCTTCGGTGCCTTTTTTGTAGAGAACAGGATATCCATATGCACAGAGTTTATGGAtg GTGGATCTTTGGACGTCTATAAGCGAATTCCAGAGCATGTGCTGGGGAGGATTGCAGTGGCC GTGGTGAAAGGCTTGACATATTTGTGGAGCCTGAAGATACTTCACAGAG ATGTCAAGCCTTCCAATATGCTGGTGAACACCCGAGGACAAGTCAAGCTGTGTGACTTTGGTGTCAGCACACAG CTGGTGAATTCTATTGCCAAAACTTATGTGGGAACCAACGCATACATGGCG CCAGAAAGAATATCAGGAGAACAGTATGGGATCCACGCCGATGTCTGGAGTGTAGGCATCTCTTTCATGGAG CTGGCACTCGGCATGTTCCCCTATCCACAA ATTCAGAAAAACCAAGGATCTTTAATG CCTCTCCAGTTACTGCAATGCATCGTTGATGAG GACCCTCCTGTGCTTCCTGTTGGCCAGTTCAGCGAGAAGTTTGTTCACTTCATCACTCAGTG tatgCGGAAGAACCCCAAGGAGAGACCGGCACCTAATAACCTCATG